A genomic segment from uncultured Desulfuromonas sp. encodes:
- a CDS encoding MoxR family ATPase codes for METIQQHLVQLSQRLDQQIIGQPLLIERLLIALLADGHLLVEGAPGLAKTRAIRLLGEHLEGSFHRIQFTPDLLPADLTGTEIYRPQQGQFEFQQGPLFHNLVLADEINRAPAKVQSALLEAMAERQITVGQTTYPLKEPFLVMATQNPIEQEGTYPLPEAQLDRFLLHVMIDYPSAEAERQILQLARREAAHVPEAPLEQLTRSQLKQARAAVLDVYLADALEEYLLQIILATRDPQAYGDDLAGWIQYGASPRATIALDRCARSRAWLQGRDFVTPEDIQNLAYDVLRHRILLTYEAEAQGISVDHFVRQLLQRIPIP; via the coding sequence ATGGAAACAATTCAACAGCATCTGGTCCAACTCAGTCAGCGCCTTGATCAGCAAATCATCGGTCAACCCCTGCTGATTGAACGCCTGCTGATCGCTCTGCTCGCCGACGGTCACCTGCTGGTGGAGGGCGCTCCTGGCCTGGCAAAAACCCGAGCTATCCGCCTTCTCGGTGAACATCTGGAAGGCAGCTTCCACCGCATCCAGTTTACCCCGGACCTGCTCCCCGCCGACCTGACCGGCACTGAGATCTACCGTCCCCAGCAGGGCCAGTTTGAATTCCAGCAGGGCCCACTGTTTCACAATCTGGTTTTGGCCGACGAGATCAACCGTGCTCCGGCCAAGGTTCAGTCGGCATTGCTCGAAGCGATGGCCGAACGCCAGATCACCGTCGGCCAGACCACCTATCCGCTCAAGGAACCATTCCTGGTCATGGCCACCCAGAACCCCATTGAGCAGGAGGGCACCTATCCTTTGCCCGAAGCCCAGCTCGACCGCTTTCTACTCCACGTCATGATCGACTATCCCAGTGCCGAGGCAGAACGGCAGATTCTTCAACTGGCACGGCGTGAGGCCGCCCATGTTCCAGAAGCGCCGCTGGAGCAACTGACCCGCAGTCAGCTCAAACAGGCCCGTGCCGCCGTGCTGGACGTTTACCTAGCCGACGCTCTTGAAGAATACCTGCTACAGATCATCCTCGCCACACGTGACCCTCAAGCCTATGGCGACGATCTGGCCGGTTGGATTCAGTACGGTGCCAGCCCGCGTGCCACTATCGCCCTTGATCGCTGTGCCCGTAGTCGCGCCTGGCTGCAAGGCCGTGATTTTGTCACCCCGGAGGATATTCAGAACCTGGCCTACGATGTCTTGCGTCATCGCATCCTGCTGACCTACGAAGCAGAAGCCCAGGGTATTAGTGTCGATCATTTCGTCCGCCAGTTACTGCAGCGGATTCCGATCCCTTAA